The following coding sequences are from one Dermacentor silvarum isolate Dsil-2018 chromosome 4, BIME_Dsil_1.4, whole genome shotgun sequence window:
- the LOC125944853 gene encoding uncharacterized protein LOC125944853 gives MHCCQENVLPGGWRSAHSDDPGTACHGGPGKFARALIHHVFTENLMGHSLLGNNTTNRQKEALGLIRVNAVIGFTCHKFPGTNMAYIKNTLASLLARDLKCPEELKSVDSSSVVHLQPSTFFYYDVSSHLKSPGWMVQTQVLCCD, from the exons atgcactgttgccaggagaatgtattgccgggag gttggagaagtgctcattcagatgatcctggcacagcttgccatggtggaccaggcaagtttgcaagggccttgattcaccatgtgttcacagagaacctcatgggccactcacttctcggaaacaacaccaccaataggcaaaaagaggctcttggccttatcagggtcaacgctgttatag gctttacctgtcacaagtttcctgggacaaacatggcctacattaagaacactctggcctcacttctcgcaagggacctgaagtgtccagaagagctcaagtctgtggacagttcaagtgttgtgcacttgcagccctcaacatttttttactatgatgtttctagtcacctgaaaagcccaggttggatggttcagacacaagtactgtgttgtgattaa